From Triticum aestivum cultivar Chinese Spring chromosome 4A, IWGSC CS RefSeq v2.1, whole genome shotgun sequence, a single genomic window includes:
- the LOC123087420 gene encoding psbP-like protein 1, chloroplastic: protein MDRWPRRDWKKKKKKIGKSGAEERSPSARAAMATATSLSLHGHGLGLPSPTAKTPARRLLPVTVRAMAPASPSKGEAAAVECSPSPRRQVLVAGAAVATAALVSRPAPAAFAAADGKFMPVIDRKAGYSFVYPFGWQEVSVQGQDKVYKDVIEPLESVSINMIPTTKEDIRDLGPPDQVAEALVRKVLSPPTQKTKLIEAKETDIDGRAYYTFEFTAQAPNFTRHALGTITIANGKFYTLATGANERRWDKMKDRLHTIVDSFKIETKV from the exons ATGGATCGGTGGCCACGGAGGgattggaagaagaagaagaagaagatagggAAGAGCGGAGCAGAGGAGAGGAGTCCCAGCGCGCGCGCAGCCATGGCCACCGCAACCTCCTTATCCCTCCACGGCCATGGCCTCGGCCTCCCTTCCCCGACCGCCAAGACGCCGGCGCGGAGGCTGCTCCCCGTCACCGTCAGGGCCATGGCGCCGGCCAGCCCCAGCAAAG GTGAAGCTGCTGCGGTGGAGTGCTCCCCTTCCCCGCGGCGGCAGGTGCTGGTGGCGGGGGCTGCCGTGGCCACCGCGGCGCTCGTCTCCCGGCCCGCTCCGGCGGCAT TCGCGGCGGCGGACGGCAAGTTCATGCCGGTCATCGACCGGAAGGCCGGCTACTCCTTCGTCTACCCATTCGGATGGCAG GAGGTGTCTGTGCAAGGGCAGGACAAGGTGTACAAGGACGTGATCGAGCCGCTGGAGAGCGTCAGCATCAACATGATCCCCACCACCAAGGAAGACATCCGCGACCTCGGCCCGCCCGACCAG GTTGCCGAGGCCTTGGTGCGGAAAGTTCTATCACCACCCACGCAGAAAACCAAGTTGATCGAGGCCAAAGAG ACCGATATCGATGGAAGAGCTTACTATACTTTCGAGTTCACAGCTCAGGCTCCAAATTTCACAAGACATGCACTTGGCACGATTACCATAGCGAATG GCAAGTTCTACACGTTGGCGACGGGCGCAAACGAGAGGAGATGGGACAAGATGAAGGATAGGCTACATACAATCGTCGACTCATTCAAAATCGAAACAAAAGTGTGA
- the LOC123087421 gene encoding uncharacterized protein gives MAASGSGSGSGQIQPLKIPDAVVALAQAAAKANNSSNSAAAADATDKYLPGWPLFSPPKMQLTKCAKCPREFCSSVALRRHTRVHRRALKIDKDFPKNRDHLAAFWDKLTVDQAQAILSLEGVAIEETSALFILTSLSSWMCKPGYASLPLPYARAGNELLDLIQTAASRLPISSNELFIMLDEASENTFLCTNAADAGFVQKFLFDGEVEKVATELKNVVACTSYILEQKLVEAWSADKAAEALRCQKLLVEEEDAAQKRQAEIMERKRMKKLRQKEQRLKDLKDEGTMVQLPEVVDGATSSPGIQSLEAVSGPGLHEQEDPQHLQLSAPVPSDDNGCNGEDANCGSGQEIDTAAVFREQAMATSNLDRAENLPPNSSVSGSSATASKHPSSSSVRHSRHREPNVGAATNKSKTWAWKVRTGVEERCPKGEPDVDANQETAPLNTDKNSQVLIGSISVAIEDGGGCSQDSKDNHPAPPESDSNTLNDPVAKVMQPTSHDENGCEDANGGTITPAAEDHSPSSIMTDESGSVCGNVESAESVGLQRGTMMSSGQEAAAFLSQRWKEAVAGDHVKLVLC, from the exons ATGGCCGCGTCGGGGTCCGGGTCCGGGTCCGGCCAGATCCAGCCGCTCAAGATCCCGGACGCCGTCGTCGCGCTCGCGCAGGCCGCCGCCAAGGCCAACAACAGCAGtaacagcgccgccgccgccgacgccaccgaCAAAT ATCTCCCCGGGTGGCCGCTCTTCTCGCCGCCCAAGATGCAGCTGACCAAGTGCGCCAAGTGCCCCCGGGAGTTCTGCTCctccgtcgccctccgccgccacaccCGCGTCCACCGCCGCGCCCTCAAGATCGACAAG GATTTCCCCAAGAACAGAGACCACCTTGCCGCATTCTGGGACAAA CTCACGGTGGATCAGGCCCAAGCGATACTGTCCTTGGAGGGCGTGGCTATAGAG GAGACCAGCGCTTTATTCATCTTGACATCATTGTCGTCATGGATGTGCAAGCCAGGGTACGCTTCGTTGCCGCTGCCGTATGCCAGAGCTGGCAATGAACTCCTG GACCTTATTCAGACAGCAGCCTCAAGACTACCTATCTCATCAAATGAACTGTTTATCATGCTCGACGAAGCAAGCGAGAACACATTTCTCTGTACCAACGCAGCCGACGCTGGTTTCGTTCAGAAGTTTTTGTTTGATGGGGAGGTTGAGAAGGTCGCAACAGAGTTGAAAAACGTTGTTGCGTGCACGAGTTACATCCTTGAACAGAAGCTG GTTGAAGCATGGTCTGCTGATAAGGCCGCCGAAGCATTAAGATGCCAGAAGTTGCTTGTGGAGGAAGAGGACGCTGCTCAGAAAAG GCAAGCTGAAATCATGGAAAGGAAAAGGATGAAGAAACTGAGACAGAAAGAACAGAGACTGAAAGACCTCAAGGACGAGGGCACCATGGTCCAGTTACCTGAAGTGGTCGATGGTGCGACGAGCTCTCCTGGGATTCAGAGTCTCGAGGCTGTTTCAGGCCCTGGCCTCCACGAGCAAGAAGACCCACAGCATCTTCAATTGTCAGCACCAGTGCCTTCAGACGACAATGGTTGCAATGGAGAAGATGCCAATTGTGGTTCGGGACAAGAAATCGATACTGCTGCTGTTTTCAGGGAACAAGCCATGGCAACAAGCAATCTCGACAGGGCAGAAAACCTTCCCCCAAATAGCTCTGTCTCGGGTTCTTCTGCGACTGCGTCGAAGCATCCATCTTCATCTTCAGTAAGGCACTCACGTCACAGGGAGCCAAATGTCGGTGCAGCGACAAACAAAAGCAAGACCTGGGCATGGAAGGTGCGAACTGGTGTTGAAGAACGGTGCCCAAAAGGTGAGCCAGATGTAGATGCTAACCAAGAGACGGCTCCTCTCAACACGGACAAGAACTCGCAAGTGCTAATAGGATCCATAAGCGTCGCGATCGAAGACGGTGGTGGATGCTCGCAGGACTCCAAGGATAACCACCCAGCTCCTCCTGAATCTGATTCGAACACTCTGAACGATCCAGTGGCCAAGGTGATGCAGCCAACCAGCCATGATGAGAACGGATGTGAAGACGCTAATGGTGGTACCATTACACCGGCAGCAGAGGACCATTCTCCCTCCAGTATCATGACAGATGAGAGCGGCTCAGTCTGTGGCAACGTGGAGTCGGCAGAAAGCGTGGGCCTACAACGAGGCACCATGATGTCTTCCGGTCAAGAAGCGGCGGCATTCCTTTCTCAAA GATGGAAGGAAGCGGTGGCTGGGGATCATGTGAAGCTTGTTCTGTGCTGA
- the LOC123087425 gene encoding short-chain dehydrogenase TIC 32, chloroplastic-like: MATPFSLTKDVIKMQFATNQVGHFLLTDIQGRIANVLSEGHWFAYKEGIWLAKLNDEEEYNTIAAYGQSKLASILHANELARRFKVCHVLSKCFFLFNVRRKHSVHRLTFPKVLIYKIHIYLLILIQRNAILLSFSLCARLMQQHTNGLGL, encoded by the exons ATGGCGACCCCTTTCTCCCTCACAAAGGATGTCATCAAGATGCAGTTTGCAACCAACCAAGTCG GGCATTTTCTTTTGACAGACATCCAAGGAAGAATTGCTAATGTTTTGTCAGAGGGGCACTGGTTTGcatacaaggaaggcatctggttGGCCAAGCTAAATGATGAGGAAGA GTATAACACCATTGCAGCATATGGGCAGTCAAAGCTTGCAAGCATTTTACATGCGAATGAACTTGCTAGGAGATTTAAGGTATGCCACGTTCTGTCGAAGTGTTTTTTTTTGTTCAATGTAAGACGAAAACATAGCGTTCACCGCTTGACTTTTCCAAAAGTATTAATCTATAAGATCCATATTTATTTGTTAATATTGATACAGAGAAATGCTATTCTTCTCAGTTTTTCACTGTGCGCTAGGCTGATGCAGCAACACACAAATGGTTTGGGTTTGTAA